A genomic segment from Aspergillus chevalieri M1 DNA, chromosome 7, nearly complete sequence encodes:
- a CDS encoding RNA dependent RNA polymerase (COG:A;~EggNog:ENOG410PFI8;~InterPro:IPR007855;~PFAM:PF05183;~go_function: GO:0003968 - RNA-directed 5'-3' RNA polymerase activity [Evidence IEA]), whose amino-acid sequence MRRQRLEFHEQALETHKVNEKNHPTIHQYPAAFEVMDTQSSVSFSSSDFSSSSFPSHPSRRRNARRGRSEGNILHQAAGPHANSPAPGFHTSSSSSSSSSPLDDYSTFSSSYPSSSPSPLVDTSDKSVLVDGNANMLTLSPPRSHNHSFSRGRGRGRGKSRRRVPRMTTTTTTTTTLTTAAATALPPLSHPLPTTATTTRPKETAGQPSSQPLPWWKHWETVAVNLANVPLEADTFALWKAFSKEGSIFSIDLFTDIHGNRDPKGKIRFKPAPHTDFWRKNTYIITLPDGQPATIFVTLDNKQQVCRIPSPVQHNISFPAEVKLPIVSLDIGVLINETTMMSMRTVGTGLNEQPSLVLDLKRRALFIYFQLPIFNSIYKPTSSADVYQEYRLKIPFPQLTRIFQTRDSLSGCTSHFTFLKSPAIYHRRIKNIQSTFVDETSWRDEDTWYRQTHVVHNPQAQATLPISLRKQNPVIDIGRWNAFKIMYPKNSDDKGSLMLACNILRDYNVAIEDTDRFTQCDSTQQKNPPIWRWIDLSESRNKALSSSLDDLIDEEYINLPFSVRYQLEVCLSNGYLSEFTMPREFASKLLELGEKDAKKLLEHVAMKEKVFHDPMKIFDFKFIRGMTNAKIPPYCCYMRSARITPSTIYYSTPSVDISNRVIRYFIEYADRFLRIRFTDEKLVGRINSTNDNTMDEVFTRVKRTLANGITIGDRHYEFLAFGNSQFREHGAYFFAPLPNLTAANIRAWMGHFNDIRNVAKYAARLGQCFSTTRAVAGCPVQVRKIDDVVRNGYTFSDGVGRISKFLAQMATSELKIRTLTGHVPSAFQFRLGGSKGMLTVSSQAQRQEVHIRDSQDKFAAVHNGLEIIRWSQFSLATLNRQLIIVLSTLGIRDEVFHARLRTMLKSLDEAMASDPQAIHLLKKYVDPNQMTLTVSQMVLDGFRKSQEPFLTSILRLWRAWHLKYLKEKAKIVVDQGASVLGCMDETGTLKGYFHNSVPSKRASYEEKLAALPEIFLQISRPDKGGKYEVIEGVCILARNPSLHPGDIRVVKAVNVPELSHLQDVVVMPQTGDRDIPSMCSGGDLDGDDYLVIWDEELVPGDWFREPMDYASNKARDLDHEVTVDEITSFFVTYMKNDCLPCIAHAHLAWADYLEEGVDNDKCMQLAHLHSDAVDYNKTGNPANMVRTLQPKKWPHFMEKRHKRKEQIYHSKKVLGQLYDSVERVDFVPGLELPFDIRILDCDLAVTEDLMEFSRKLKYEYDSAMRRIMAQHEIKTEFEVWSTFVLSHANMSKDYKFHEELGTISLSLREMYRKQCYEKVGGRNFQQLAPLAVAMYRITHEEMAAALSKHRQDNPPDGKLFHRSAPKMHKLPLISFPWLLPHILGKIALGHYESPGKPTEKSDEGPNVSKEASPNPDDHDNVVERVPGDQKSDDQKANVTKITQSDPFGLFTGDDHLPDDPSPAIKLPTPGVEESFGFQDQLLDFGFSKAPPTIAGQANTDLGMFSNLLDLENLTPGCDEPTATTTATATATAASPKHDTENTGTTENVVEGTETDCIEIVEDEGGLEPNAVDKLNTLLGF is encoded by the exons ATGCGGCGGCAGCGGTTGGAGTTCCATGAACAAGCGCTGGAGACACACAAGGTGAATGAAAAGAACCACCCTACCATTCACCAGTATCCAGCAGCTTTCGAGGTCATGGACACCCAGAGCTCCGTTTCTTTTTCGTCCTCTGATttttcgtcttcttctttcccttcgCATCCTTCTCGACGGAGAAATGCAAGGCGAGGAAGGTCTGAGGGCAATATTCTACACCAGGCAGCCGGGCCTCACGCCAATTCACCTGCACCTGGCTTTCacacctcctcctcttcttcttcatcttcttcaccgTTGGACGATTATTCtactttttcctcttcatacCCATCTTCGTCTCCTTCGCCTCTCGTTGATACCTCAGACAAGTCAGTCCTCGTTGACGGGAATGCGAACATGTTGACTCTGTCCCCTCCTCGCAGCCACAACCATTCCTTCTCGCGGGGCAGGGGTAGGGGCAGGGGCAAGAGCAGAAGGCGAGTCCCAAGGatgacaacgacaacgacaacgacaacgacattgacaactgctgctgctacagctcttcctcctctttctcatcctcttcctacTACCGCTACTACTACCCGTCCTAAAGAAACGGCAGGACAACCCTCCTCTCAGCCACTTCCCTGGTGGAAGCACTGGGAGACGGTGGCAGTCAATCTCGCAAATGTTCCGCTGGAGGCCGACACTTTCGCTCTCTGGAAGGCGTTCAGCAAAGAGGGTAGCATCTTTTCGATTGATCTCTTTACGGATATTCACGGTAATAGAGATCCTAAGGGGAAGATTCGGTTCAA ACCTGCACCTCACACAGATTTTTGGAGAAAGAACACCTACATAATTACCCTCCCCGATGGTCAACCGGCTACTATCTTCGTTACACTCGATAACAAGCAACAAGTCTGTCGTATACCCAGCCCAGTCCAGCACAACATCTCTTTTCCAGCTGAAGTT AAGCTACCAATCGTGTCACTGGACATCGGAGTTCTCATTAATGAGACCACGATGATGTCAATGCGCACTGTTGGGACCGGGCTCAATGAGCAGCCTTCCCTGGTTCTCGACCTGAAACGCAGGGCCTTATTTATCTACTTCCAACTCCCAATCTTCAATTCCATATACAAGCCGACCTCGTCTGCGGATGTCTATCAAGAGTACCGTCTCAAAATTCCCTTCCCCCAATTGACGAGAATCTTTCAAACTCGCGATTCCTTGTCCGGATGCACGTCTCACTTTACATTCTTGAAATCTCCTGCAATCTACCATCGACGCATCAAGAACATCCAGAGCACATTTGTTGACGAAACTTCCTGGAGGGATGAAGACACTTGGTACCGTCAAACACATGTGGTCCACAACCCCCAGGCACAAGCTACTTTGCCCATCAGTCTACGAAAGCAAAACCCTGTGATTGACATCG GACGTTGGAATGCCTTCAAAATCATGTATCCCAAGAATTCCGATGACAAAGGGAGCCTGATGCTGGCTTGTAATATCCTGAGGGACTACAATGTGGCAATCGAGGATACGGACCGTTTTACTCAGTGTGACAGTACCCAGCAAAAAAATCCACCTATCTGGAGATGGATAGATCTGTCGGAATCACGAAACAAGGCTTTGTCGTCTTCACTGGATGACCTTATTGACGAAGAGTATATCAATCTTCCCTTCTCTGTGCGATATCAGCTCGAGGTCTGCCTTTCAAATGGGTATCTCTCAGAATTTACCATGCCCCGGGAGTTTGCCTCTAAGCTGCTCGAGCTCGGTGAGAAGGATGCCAAAAAGCTCTTGGAGCATGTGGCGATGAAAGAGAAAGTTTTTCACGACCCAATGAAGATATTCGATTTCAAATTCATTCGAGGAATGACCAATGCTAAGATACCGCCCTATTGTTGCTATATGCGCTCTGCCAGAATAACTCCGAGTACCATCTATTACAGCACTCCAAGTGTTGACATCTCGAATCGTGTCATTCGATACTTCATCGAATATGCTGATCGTTTCCTCCGCATTCGATTTACGGATGAGAAGTTAGTCGGTCGAATTAATTCAACCAATGATAATACGATGGACGAAGTGTTTACCCGAGTTAAGCGCACCTTGGCCAACGGTATCACAATAGGTGATAGGCACTACGAATTTCTTGCCTTCGGAAACTCCCAGTTTCGCGAGCATGGTGCTTATTTCTTTGCGCCCTTGCCAAATCTCACAGCCGCCAACATTCGTGCATGGATGGGCCATTTCAACGACATCAGAAATGTCGCCAAATATGCTGCAAGGTTAGGGCAATGCTTTTCGACTACTCGGGCCGTTGCTGGCTGTCCCGTCCAAGTTCGTAAAATCGATGATGTTGTTCGCAACGGATACACCTTTTCAGATGGTGTCGGTCGGATCTCCAAATTTCTCGCTCAGATGGCCACATCGGAATTGAAGATCAGAACCCTTACAGGCCATGTGCCTTCAGCGTTCCAGTTCCGTCTTGGAGGAAGCAAGGGAATGCTCACGGTCTCTTCACAAGCTCAACGCCAGGAAGTGCACATCCGTGACAGCCAGGACAAATTCGCCGCGGTCCACAATGGCTTAGAAATCATTCGCTGGTCACAGTTCTCCCTGGCAACACTCAACAGACAATTAATTATTGTCTTATCAACACTTGGTATTCGAGACGAGGTATTCCATGCTAGGCTGCGAACCATGTTGAAGAGCCTCGACGAGGCCATGGCAAGTGATCCCCAAGCTATCCACTTGCTCAAGAAATACGTAGATCCGAATCAGATGACTCTCACTGTGAGTCAAATGGTGCTGGATGGTTTTCGAAAGTCGCAGGAGCCATTCCTGACGTCAATCTTGAGATTATGGCGGGCCTGGCATCTGAAATATTTGAAAGAGAAGGCAAAGATTGTGGTCGACCAGGGTGCCTCTGTCCTTGGCTGCATGGACGAAACTGGTACTCTCAAAGGCTATTTCCATAATTCCGTGCCGTCGAAACGTGCCTCATATGAAGAGAAATTGGCTGCCTTGCCCGAAATTTTCCTTCAAATTTCCCGACCTGACAAAGGCGGGAAGTACGAGGTAATCGAAGGCGTGTGTATTCTGGCCCGAAACCCATCCCTACATCCTGGAGACATCCGTGTCGTCAAAGCAGTCAATGTTCCAGAGCTAAGTCATCTTCAAGATGTGGTCGTCATGCCTCAGACTGGAGATCGGGACATTCCAAGTATGTGTTCTGGAGGCGACCTTGATGGAGATGACTATCTGGTTATCTGGGATGAGGAACTGGTCCCGGGAGATTGGTTTCGCGAACCAATGGATTATGCGAGTAACAAGGCTCGAGACCTTGACCACGAAGTTACGGTGGACGAAATAACCTCATTCTTCGTTACGTACATGAAGAATGACTGTCTTCCTTGTATTGCGCATGCTCATCTTGCTTGGGCTGATTACCTCGAAGAGGGTGTCGATAACGACAAGTGCATGCAACTCGCACATCTTCACTCCGATGCAGTCGACTACAACAAGACGGGGAATCCGGCCAATATGGTGCGCACCCTACAGCCGAAAAAGTGGCCCCATTTCATGGAGAAACGGCATAAACGCAAGGAGCAGATCTACCATTCGAAGAAAGTCCTCGGTCAACTTTACGATTCAGTAGAACGTGTTGACTTTGTTCCTGGCCTTGAACTTCCCTTTGACATACGGATCCTGGATTGCGATCTAGCTGTTACTGAAGACTTGATGGAGTTTTCTAGGAAGCTCAAGTACGAATATGACTCGGCGATGCGTCGGATTATGGCACAGCATGAAATCAAAACCGAATTCGAGGTTTGGTCTACGTTTGTGTTGAGCCATGCGAATATGAGCAAGGATTATAAGTTTCACGAAGAACTGGGAACTATTTCATTGTCGCTTCGGGAGATGTACCGCAAACAGTGTTATGAGAAGGTTGGTGGGCGCAATTTCCAACAGCTGGCACCATTGGCAGTGGCGATGTATCGAATCACGCATGAGGAGATGGCTGCAGCGTTAAGCAAGCATCGCCAAGATAATCCACCAGATGGGAAGCTTTTTCATAGATCAGCGCCCAAGATGCACAAATTGCCTCTCATCAGTTTCCCCTGGCTACTACCGCATATCCTCGGAAAGATAGCCTTGGGCCATTACGAGTCGCCGGGGAAACCTACTGAAAAGTCCGATGAGGGGCCCAACGTGTCCAAAGaggcgagccctaacccggaTGATCACGACAACGTAGTCGAACGTGTCCCAGGCGATCAGAAATCCGATGATCAGAAAGCCAATGTCACTAAGATAACTCAATCGGATCCATTCGGCCTGTTTACTGGTGATGACCATTTACCTGACGATCCATCGCCCGCAATCAAACTTCCGACTCCTGGAGTGGAAGAGAGTTTTGGTTTTCAGGATCAATTGTTGGACTTTGGATTCTCGAAAGCGCCACCGACAATTGCCGGTCAGGCTAACACGGACCTTGGGATGTTCTCGAATCTACTTgatcttgagaacttgacgCCTGGGTGCGATGAACCGACAGCGACAACAacggcaacagcaacagcgacAGCAGCATCACCGAAGCATGATACGGAGAATACAGGTACCACGGAGAATGTCGTCGAGGGTACGGAAACAGATTGTATTGAAATAGTGGAGGACGAAGGAGGTCTAGAGCCTAACGCTGTCGATAAACTCAACACACTGCTTGGTTTCTAG
- the REV3 gene encoding DNA-directed DNA polymerase zeta catalytic subunit REV3 (BUSCO:EOG092602FH;~COG:L;~EggNog:ENOG410PFY9;~InterPro:IPR043502,IPR006172,IPR036397,IPR025687, IPR012337,IPR030559,IPR017964,IPR042087,IPR006133, IPR023211,IPR006134;~PFAM:PF03104,PF14260,PF00136;~go_component: GO:0016035 - zeta DNA polymerase complex [Evidence IEA];~go_function: GO:0000166 - nucleotide binding [Evidence IEA];~go_function: GO:0003676 - nucleic acid binding [Evidence IEA];~go_function: GO:0003677 - DNA binding [Evidence IEA];~go_function: GO:0003887 - DNA-directed DNA polymerase activity [Evidence IEA];~go_process: GO:0006281 - DNA repair [Evidence IEA];~go_process: GO:0019985 - translesion synthesis [Evidence IEA]), with protein MFKPVASNERLVPSMASLWQDETRRRKKRLGIHEPGSSPFGPEELISMSADPRSKTDGDWIHEEEFREMVLQRAAEEKRYSDGKDVNFENFLKKDSFEDNVKTALESIEDFFPDNIRQSRLEMYQARSTGERGDAEISVDESAVLSSEHDRDHYGSDGDLTDKLDDTDEAADPFDDELGDDLFGIGFEYLKGQQGLNTEDFPQVDTRNSSKNHLGEISESESELEPGNTNGGSRNATLKRPRFVKTDDDISRKRQRTPKEQHLHNSQTSSFQDRRQPAHPSTQNVNDITGRAPGTQDRKLTPRSKPSYQTANRPKGSTQDIRLNFPVVKNANDPSPALAFNLEGDFTPKATADTLLTQESAISSKTDTKNSQDAHTGTYSQHQSFSTDTGLDIYSSPVYELASSICQSFNMLLDTRIYCFRAPCPTPDEVSSTLNDHGYPSVIYQKAHYGDEKDVPERPREYAGREFRLEGSSIHYLPDFDPSGRSPAMLGAQGAASVDRDNQGVIDQQLRESTSCRVWEFAPVPPSRSEVVQWFENMMSDLKSQPAQANKTRIEPNLKPNVLSQIEGPTQKDYSTKYPAKGQSTSMEHQNQYTSIMSLEVHVNSRGVLSPNPEEDEVSCVFWCIQSEDEDLDPNGNIPGVHVGMIYQGEGDVPETKIIRALRIETDQQATELDLINRMVDIVRFYDPDIITGYEVHNNSWGYLIERARKKYDFDLCDELSRVKSQAHGRFGKDSDRWGFNHTSSIRVTGRHIINLWRAMRSELTLLQYSMENVVFHVLQRRIPHYSFQDLTAWYQSGKPRNLMKLVSYYASRVQMNLEILESNELISRTSEQARLLGVDFFSVFSRGSQFKVESLMFRIAKPENFMLVSPSRKQVGQQNALECLPLVMEPQSDFYTSPLVVLDFQSLYPSVMIAYNYCYSTFLGRARQWRGRDKMGFMDYQRQPQLLELLKDKINIAPNGMLYTKPEVRTSLLARMLTEILETRVMVKTGMKLDKNDKILQRLLNNRQLALKLIANVTYGYTSASFSGRMPCSEIADSIVQTGRETLEKAIALIHSVESWGAEVVYGDTDSLFVYLKGRTREEAFDIGEEIAKTVTDTNPRPVKLKFEKVYHPCVLLAKKRYVGFKYEHRDQKEPEFDAKGIETIRRDGTPAEQKIEEKALKTLFRTADLSQVKSYFQKQCTKIMQGNVSIQDFCFAREVRLGTYSERGPPPPGALISTKKMLEDPRLEPQYGERVPYVVVTGAPGSRLIDRCVAPETLLNDAQLDLDAEYYITKNIIPPLERIFNLVGANVRQWYDEMPKFHRIRRIEGTTTSTSSTLSSSLLIPQTTTTIGKTLESYMKSSLCLVCKANKISESTSSSHKNLPLCDDCLRTPHISLLTLTSRRQVAEKRVLDLHRICRSCMGVSFGDDVNCDSKDCPVFYLRTRHMANWRHARVVLDPVVKALEDWGDDDFAGNRNGSLDW; from the coding sequence ATGTTCAAACCCGTTGCTTCCAACGAGCGGTTGGTTCCAAGCATGGCTAGCCTGTGGCAGGATGAAACCCGAAGGCGAAAGAAGCGTCTTGGTATTCACGAGCCGGGAAGTAGCCCATTTGGCCCGGAGGAACTTATTTCGATGTCGGCCGATCCACGAAGTAAGACTGATGGAGACTGGATCCATGAAGAGGAATTTCGCGAAATGGTCCTTCAAAGGGCCGCCGAGGAGAAACGCTACAGCGATGGTAAAGATGTCAACTTTGAGAATTTCCTTAAGAAAGATTCTTTCGAGGATAACGTCAAGACTGCGCTTGAAAGTATAGAAGACTTTTTCCCGGATAATATTCGGCAATCGAGACTCGAAATGTATCAAGCTCGAAGCACAGGTGAACGAGGCGATGCGGAGATTTCCGTGGATGAAAGCGCGGTCCTGTCTTCTGAGCACGACAGGGATCATTACGGCTCAGATGGCGATCTTACTGACAAACTTGATGACACTGACGAAGCTGCTGATCCCTTCGATGATGAGCTTGGTGATGATCTTTTTGGCATAGGCTTTGAGTACCTTAAAGGACAGCAAGGCTTGAATACGGAGGACTTCCCTCAAGTTGATACCAGAAACTCCTCAAAAAATCACCTTGGCGAAATTTCCGAGTCAGAAAGCGAATTAGAGCCCGGCAATACCAACGGTGGTTCTCGAAACGCAACCCTTAAACGGCCACGATTTGTAAAAACTGATGACGACATCTCGCGCAAAAGACAAAGAACCCCTAAGGAACAGCACCTACACAATTCCCAGACGTCTTCATTCCAGGATCGTCGACAACCGGCGCACCCAAGTACCCAGAACGTAAATGACATCACTGGCCGTGCTCCAGGCACACAGGATCGTAAACTGACACCTCGATCGAAACCATCCTACCAAACTGCCAATCGACCCAAAGGGTCCACGCAAGATATCAGACTCAATTTCCCGGTTGTAAAGAATGCCAATGATCCCAGCCCAGCTCTGGCATTCAACCTGGAAGGGGATTTTACCCCCAAAGCAACAGCGGACACTCTCCTGACCCAGGAAAGCGCGATTTCGTCCAAAACTGACACCAAAAATTCTCAAGATGCCCACACAGGGACATATTCGCAGCATCAATCATTCTCTACGGACACTGGCTTGGATATTTATAGCTCGCCCGTATATGAACTCGCGTCGAGTATCTGCCAGTCCTTTAACATGCTCCTGGACACACGGATATACTGCTTCCGAGCCCCCTGTCCCACCCCTGATGAAGTCTCCTCAACGCTCAATGACCATGGTTATCCATCCGTCATCTATCAAAAAGCTCACTATGGCGATGAGAAGGATGTACCTGAGCGGCCGCGGGAATATGCAGGTCGCGAGTTTCGCTTGGAAGGGAGCAGCATACATTATCTTCCAGACTTTGATCCCTCAGGAAGGTCTCCAGCGATGCTTGGCGCGCAGGGTGCTGCTTCAGTTGATCGGGATAACCAAGGGGTAATAGATCAGCAACTACGGGAATCCACTTCATGCAGAGTCTGGGAATTTGCTCCTGTACCTCCCAGTCGCTCAGAGGTTGTGCAATGGTTTGAGAACATGATGTCCGATTTGAAGTCTCAGCCAGCGCAAGCGAACAAAACCCGGATCGAACCAAACCTGAAACCTAATGTTCTTTCGCAAATCGAAGGTCCCACCCAAAAGGACTATAGCACCAAATATCCCGCCAAAGGTCAGTCGACAAGCATGGAGCATCAGAACCAATACACGAGCATAATGAGCTTGGAGGTCCACGTGAACAGCCGTGGGGTACTATCTCCAAATCCAGAGGAGGACGAGGTTTCATGCGTATTCTGGTGCATCCAGtcagaagacgaagatcttGACCCCAACGGCAACATTCCTGGTGTCCACGTGGGAATGATATACCAAGGAGAAGGCGACGTGCCGGAAACAAAGATCATTCGGGCGCTGAGAATCGAGACGGATCAGCAAGCCACCGAACTTGATCTGATTAACCGGATGGTGGATATAGTTCGGTTCTATGACCCAGATATCATCACCGGGTATGAAGTTCACAACAACTCCTGGGGCTATCTAATCGAAAGAGCACGGAAGAAGTATGACTTCGACCTGTGCGATGAGCTATCGAGAGTGAAGTCTCAAGCACATGGAAGATTCGGCAAAGACAGTGACCGATGGGGCTTCAATCACACCTCTTCAATCCGAGTGACAGGCCGACACATAATCAACCTCTGGCGAGCTATGAGGAGCGAGCTTACCTTGCTGCAATACTCGATGGAGAATGTCGTCTTCCACGTCCTACAGCGCCGGATACCTCACTACTCATTCCAAGACCTTACAGCATGGTACCAGAGCGGGAAACCTCGTAACCTCATGAAGCTCGTCAGTTACTACGCGTCTCGCGTGCAAATGAATCTGGAGATCCTGGAGTCAAACGAATTGATATCGCGGACCAGCGAACAAGCAAGATTGCTGGGCGtcgatttcttttctgtcttTTCCCGGGGATCACAATTCAAGGTTGAATCGCTGATGTTCCGAATTGCAAAACCCGAGAACTTCATGCTCGTCTCTCCGAGCAGGAAGCAAGTTGGCCAGCAGAACGCGCTTGAATGTCTCCCGTTGGTTATGGAGCCTCAAAGCGACTTCTACACGAGCCCCCTCGTTGTGCTGGATTTCCAGTCACTATACCCTAGTGTCATGATCGCGTATAATTACTGCTACTCAACGTTTTTGGGAAGAGCACGTCAATGGCGAGGCCGGGATAAAATGGGTTTCATGGACTACCAACGACAACCACAACTCCTGGAACTGCTCAAGGACAAGATCAACATCGCACCGAATGGCATGCTCTACACAAAACCCGAAGTGCGAACATCTCTCCTCGCAAGAATGCTCACGGAGATCCTGGAAACTCGCGTGATGGTCAAAACTGGTATGAAACTAGACAAAAACGACAAAATCTTACAGCGTCTCCTAAACAATCGACAACTAGCCCTCAAGTTAATCGCGAACGTCACTTATGGCTATACCTCCGCCTCATTCTCGGGGCGCATGCCTTGCTCAGAGATAGCAGATAGTATCGTGCAAACCGGACGGGAGACACTCGAGAAAGCAATTGCTCTGATCCACTCCGTGGAAAGCTGGGGCGCTGAGGTCGTCTATGGAGATACAGACAGTCTCTTCGTATACCTCAAGGGTCGGACACGTGAAGAAGCCTTCGACATCGGCGAGGAGATCGCAAAAACCGTAACAGATACGAACCCGCGCCCCGTGAAGCTTAAATTCGAGAAAGTCTACCACCCCTGCGTCCTTCTCGCCAAGAAACGATACGTCGGTTTCAAATACGAACATCGTGACCAGAAAGAACCCGAGTTCGATGCAAAAGGTATTGAAACAATCCGACGGGACGGCACACCAGCCGAACAAAAGATCGAAGAGAAAGCCCTCAAAACTCTCTTCCGAACAGCAGACCTAAGCCAGGTTAAGAGCTATTTCCAGAAACAATGCACAAAGATCATGCAAGGCAACGTCTCGATCCAGGACTTCTGCTTCGCGAGAGAAGTGCGCCTCGGAACATACAGCGAGCGAGGACCCCCTCCACCAGGTGCGCTTATCAGCACCAAGAAAATGCTCGAGGATCCCCGTCTCGAGCCTCAATACGGAGAACGAGTTCCCTACGTCGTCGTCACTGGTGCACCCGGGTCAAGATTAATCGACCGCTGCGTGGCGCCGGAGACCCTCCTCAACGACGCCCAACTAGACCTCGATGCAGAATACTACATCACGAAGAACATAATCCCGCCACTCGAACGCATCTTCAACCTCGTAGGTGCCAACGTCCGTCAGTGGTACGACGAAATGCCGAAATTTCATCGCATCCGTCGCATTGAAGGAAccaccacatccacatcctctACCTTATCTTCATCTCTTTTAATACCACAAACAACCACGACAATCGGCAAAACTCTCGAATCCTACATGAAATCCTCCCTCTGCCTTGTCTGCAAAGCCAACAAAATTTCTGAATCCACCAGTTCCAGTCATAAAAACCTCCCTCTCTGCGACGATTGCCTCCGAACACCACACATCTCTCTCCTCACGCTTACTTCGCGGCGACAAGTGGCTGAAAAGCGTGTTTTGGATCTCCATCGTATCTGTCGTTCGTGTATGGGAGTTTCTTTTGGTGATGACGTGAATTGTGACAGTAAGGATTGTCCTGTTTTTTATTTGAGGACGAGGCATATGGCGAATTGGAGGCATGCGAGGGTTGTCTTGGATCCGGTTGTGAAGGCGTTggaggattggggagatgatgattttGCTGGGAATCGGAATGGGAGTTTGGATTGGTAG